The nucleotide window CGTTTCGACCTCCTGCTCGACACCGTCCCGGTCACGCACCCCCTGACGCCCTACATGCAGACGCTCACCACCGGTGCGACGCTGGTCTCGGTCGGGCTGCCCCCGGCGTTCGACGTCATGCCCTTCGCGATGGTGCTCGGACGCCGGTCGCTCGCCGGGGCGGGAGCGGGCGGTGCCGCCGAGACCCGCGAGATGCTCGAGTTCGCCGCCCGGCACGCGATCACGGCAGACATCGAGACGGTCGGGCGGGCGGAACTCAACACCGCCCTCAAGCGCCTGGAGGCGAACGACGTCAAGTACCGCTTCGTGGTCGACATGAAGGCCTGAGCCCGGAAGTCGCCGGGGCCCGGGCCTGCGGTTATGGTCGTTCGGCCGGAGTAACCGTCGAGCCGGAGGACAGAACCATCACCATGCGCGCCGTGACCATCAGCGACCGGGCCATCCACGTCACCGACCGGCCGGCGCCGGAACCCGGCGGCGGCGAGGTGCTGGTGCGGGTGCGCGCCTGCGGGCTCAACGGCGCCGACCTGCTCCAGCTGCGCGGTGCCTACGCCGCGCCGCCCGGTGCCCCGGCCGACATCCCCGGCCTGGAGATGGCCGGTGAGGTGGTCGGGCTGGGGCCCGGCGCGAGCCGGTTCGCGATCGGCGACCGGGTGATGGGCATTCTCGGCGGTGGCGGGCAGGCCGAGCTGTGCGTCGCGCACGAGCGGATCCTGATGCCGGTTCCCGACGGGCTGCCCTGGGCGCAGGCCGGCGGCGTGGCGGAGGTGTTCACCACCGCGCATGACGCCCTGTTCACCCAGGGCGGGCTGCGGGCCGGCGAGCGCCTGCTGGTGCACGGCGCTGCCGGGGGAGTGGGCAGCGCCGCGGTCCAGCTGGGCCGGGTCGCCGGTGCGAGCGTGACGGCGACGGTTCGCGATCCGGACGCCCGGGAGCAGGTCGCGGCGCTCGGGGCGGAGGTGGTGGCGCCGGAGGGTTTTGAGGAGCACGGCCCCTTCGACGTGGTGCTGGAGCTGGTCGGCGGGCCCAATCTGCCGGGCGACCTGAAGGCCCTCGACCTGGACGGGCGGATCGTGGTGATCGGGGTCGGGGCGGGCCCGACCTGTGAGCTGAATCTGCAACAGGTGATGGTGAAGCGGGCCCGTATCTTCGGCTCCACGCTGCGGGCGCGGCCGCTGGAGCAGAAGGCAGCCACGGCCCGGGCGGTCGAGCGTTCCGTGCTGCCGTTCATCGCCAGCGGTGCGGTCACCGTGCCGGTCGCCGCGACCTTCCCGCTGGAGGCGGCGGCAGCCGCCTACGAGCGGTTCGCGGCCGGCGGAAAGCACGGGAAGATCGTGCTTCTCGTGGAGTGAGCACACGGACGTCGTGAGTAGCGGCCTGGCCCAGGAGAGCTGCGCCGGTGAGTGCCGGTCGCCCGGGTTGGGCAGGGGTGACGGCACTCGCGGGCAGACGATCGCGCGAAACGGCCCCACGATGGCGCCGACTTGTCATACTTTGTATCAGTCG belongs to Kineosporia corallincola and includes:
- a CDS encoding zinc-binding dehydrogenase; translated protein: MRAVTISDRAIHVTDRPAPEPGGGEVLVRVRACGLNGADLLQLRGAYAAPPGAPADIPGLEMAGEVVGLGPGASRFAIGDRVMGILGGGGQAELCVAHERILMPVPDGLPWAQAGGVAEVFTTAHDALFTQGGLRAGERLLVHGAAGGVGSAAVQLGRVAGASVTATVRDPDAREQVAALGAEVVAPEGFEEHGPFDVVLELVGGPNLPGDLKALDLDGRIVVIGVGAGPTCELNLQQVMVKRARIFGSTLRARPLEQKAATARAVERSVLPFIASGAVTVPVAATFPLEAAAAAYERFAAGGKHGKIVLLVE